Genomic DNA from Desulfobacteraceae bacterium:
GGCCTTTGCCGCCGCCCGGGCGGCTGGGGTCTACGAGGGCGCCCTGATGCAGCTGGTGCACCTGCTGAAATACGGCGGCAAGATCCAGCTGGCGCGGCCCCTCGGCCGTCTCCTGTTCGACACCTTCCAGCATTGCGGGACGCTGGCCGACGCCGATCTGGTGGTGCCGGTACCCCTTCACCGGCGCCGGTTTCGCGAGCGGGGCTTCAACCAGGCCTATCTCCTGGTGCGCGAATGGCCCCGCCTGGGCCGCTCGCCGGGGGCCGGCGGCCGGCCCGTGACGATCGCCCGCAAGGCCCTGATCCGGCGGCGGGCGACCGTGCCCCAGACCGGACTTGGACGCCGTGAGCGGCGGGCCAACCTTCAAAACGCCTTTGCCCCGGGGCCCGATGCGGACCAAGGGCGGGTCCGGGGGCAACACGTCCTGCTGGTGGACGATGTCTTTACCACCGGGGCCACCGCCGAAGCCTGCACGCGGGTTCTGCTGGAGGTCGGGGCCCGGGCGGTGTCGGTGCTGACCGTCGCCCGAACCCTCTGAGGGCAGCGCGGCGGCGTCGCTTCCGGAAAAGGGCTTGTGGACAGGAGCGCCCATGGATCCCAAAATCGTTACCCGCGCGGTGCTCCTGGAGGGGCTGGAGGCCCTGCGGCGTGCCGGCCGGCGGGTGGTTTTCACCAACGGCTGTTTCGATATCCTGCATGCCGGGCATGTGCGCTACCTGCAGGCGGCCCGCGCCTGTGGTGACTGTTTGGT
This window encodes:
- a CDS encoding ComF family protein; its protein translation is MGPGPVAGRGLRPVVRAGAWVANRLLAAVFPDRCPGCGAPHAGRGPASAPPAAGFGPLLSRVLCPACRKVCRPLVSPLCPRCGLMFTSRVGHDRLCGRCIRRPAAFAAARAAGVYEGALMQLVHLLKYGGKIQLARPLGRLLFDTFQHCGTLADADLVVPVPLHRRRFRERGFNQAYLLVREWPRLGRSPGAGGRPVTIARKALIRRRATVPQTGLGRRERRANLQNAFAPGPDADQGRVRGQHVLLVDDVFTTGATAEACTRVLLEVGARAVSVLTVARTL